The sequence GGCTGGGCGTGGACTACCTGGACCTGTACTACGTGCACCGCCGGGACGCGTCCGTGCCCATCGAGGAGACGGTGGGCGCCATGGCCGAGCTGGTGAAGGCCGGCAAGGTGCGCGCCCTGGGCCTGTCCGAGGTCAGCGTGGAGACGCTGCGGCGGGGACACAAGGTCCACCCGATTGCGGCCATCGAGACGGAGTACTCGCTGCTGTCTCGGGACCCGGATGCGGAGCTGCTGCCCGCGTGCAAGGAATTGGGCGTGGCCTTCGTGGCGTACAGCCCGCTGAGCCGTGGCCTGCTCACGGCGGAGCTGAAGCCAGACGACGTGAAGAAGAACGGGGACGTGCGGCAGTTCCTGCCGCGCTTCTCCGGGGACAACTTCAACCGCAACCTCGCGCTGGTGGAGAAGCTGAAGGAGATTGCCGGCGAGCGGAAGTGCACGCCGTCGCAGCTCGCCCTCGCCTGGGTGCTGTCGCGCGGAGAGCACATCCACATCATTCCCGGCACGCGCCGCGAGAAGTACCTGATTGAGAACTTCGGAGCGGGCTCCATCCAGCTCAGCGCCTCGGAGGTGGACCGCATCACCAGCGCCATCGACGTG comes from Pyxidicoccus parkwaysis and encodes:
- a CDS encoding aldo/keto reductase, which codes for MTRAGSTAWTGKLGQSTVPRVGLGCMGMSEFYGASDEAENLRILAKAFEVGYAHFDTADMYGNGHNEQLLGRFLKTVPREKVFLASKFGIVRDGPGGLSRSVNNRPEYVREACDRSLARLGVDYLDLYYVHRRDASVPIEETVGAMAELVKAGKVRALGLSEVSVETLRRGHKVHPIAAIETEYSLLSRDPDAELLPACKELGVAFVAYSPLSRGLLTAELKPDDVKKNGDVRQFLPRFSGDNFNRNLALVEKLKEIAGERKCTPSQLALAWVLSRGEHIHIIPGTRREKYLIENFGAGSIQLSASEVDRITSAIDVSQVVGTRYPEAAMQGIGR